One Tolypothrix bouteillei VB521301 DNA window includes the following coding sequences:
- a CDS encoding inorganic diphosphatase, which yields MDLSRIPAQPKPGLLNVLIEIAGGSKNKYEYDKDLQAFALDRVLYSSVRYPYDYGFVPNTLADDGDPLDGIVIMDEPTFPGCLIAARPIGMLEMIDGGDRDEKILCVPDKDPRYAHVKSLKDIAPHRLAEIEEFFRTYKNLEKKVTEILGWQDVDTVSPLVEKCVKAGSEKARDSES from the coding sequence GTGGACTTATCTCGGATTCCAGCTCAGCCCAAACCAGGTCTGCTCAACGTTTTAATTGAAATTGCAGGCGGAAGCAAAAACAAATACGAATATGATAAGGACCTACAGGCTTTTGCTCTGGACAGAGTTCTTTATTCGTCGGTAAGGTACCCCTATGACTATGGTTTTGTACCTAACACTCTAGCTGATGATGGCGATCCGCTTGATGGCATTGTCATCATGGATGAGCCAACTTTTCCAGGATGTTTGATAGCCGCAAGACCAATTGGTATGTTAGAGATGATAGATGGTGGCGATCGCGATGAAAAAATTCTTTGCGTTCCCGATAAAGACCCCCGATACGCTCATGTCAAATCCTTAAAAGACATTGCGCCACACAGACTGGCTGAAATAGAAGAGTTTTTCCGCACTTACAAAAATTTGGAAAAAAAGGTTACAGAAATCCTCGGATGGCAAGATGTTGATACAGTCTCGCCATTGGTAGAAAAGTGTGTCAAAGCAGGTAGCGAAAAAGCTCGGGATTCAGAGTCTTAA
- the panD gene encoding aspartate 1-decarboxylase, translated as MQRTLLLAKIHNCTLTAANINYVGSISIDSLLMDKAGILPYEYVHIVNINNGERFTTYAIPAPANSGAIELNGAAARLGIMGDRLIIMSYGQFSLEELKNHSPTVVLVDENNRLMEVRRYDDLLSRT; from the coding sequence ATGCAGCGCACGCTCCTCTTAGCAAAAATTCACAATTGCACTCTCACAGCAGCAAACATTAACTATGTGGGAAGTATTAGTATCGATAGCCTTCTCATGGATAAAGCTGGTATCTTACCATACGAGTACGTGCATATAGTGAACATTAACAACGGCGAGCGTTTTACGACTTATGCGATTCCAGCACCAGCCAATTCAGGGGCAATTGAGTTGAATGGAGCAGCAGCACGTCTAGGCATTATGGGCGATCGCTTGATTATAATGTCTTACGGGCAGTTCAGTTTGGAAGAGTTAAAAAATCACTCTCCCACCGTAGTCCTTGTGGATGAAAACAACCGACTAATGGAAGTGCGGCGTTATGACGATCTGCTCAGTAGGACTTAA
- a CDS encoding MBL fold metallo-hydrolase, protein MPNSELSPFQNYSTQEQLTEVEKPASDFLVQFWGVRGLIPSPGNNTSRYGGNTACVEMQVGKKHLIFDGGTGLRLLGRSWLSEKIEAHLFFTNSQSNRIQGFPFFAPAFLAENCFHIYGTAALNGASIKQCLCDQMLQPHFPYPLQIMQSDLHFHNFAPGKVFKVDDITIATALINRHQKSVGYRVTWQEYSVAYITDLPQSLSDTDKEHIAQLTKGVDLLIANATYTPPSIRIHQHAEIYWKTSVDLAQHLDAKLLAISHHHPDDCDDFLDEVQTEVQSVFPKAVLAREGLVLTVSRHC, encoded by the coding sequence ATGCCAAACTCTGAACTGTCGCCTTTCCAAAACTACTCAACTCAAGAGCAACTCACTGAAGTTGAAAAACCAGCATCGGATTTTTTAGTGCAATTTTGGGGCGTGCGGGGTTTGATTCCCAGCCCAGGTAACAACACCAGTCGATATGGTGGTAATACTGCTTGTGTAGAGATGCAGGTTGGAAAAAAACACTTAATTTTTGATGGGGGTACTGGTTTGCGTTTGCTCGGGAGAAGTTGGCTTTCAGAGAAGATAGAAGCTCACTTATTCTTCACCAACTCCCAATCAAACCGCATTCAGGGATTTCCCTTTTTTGCGCCTGCATTTCTTGCAGAAAATTGTTTCCATATTTATGGGACAGCAGCGTTGAATGGAGCGTCTATCAAACAATGCCTTTGCGATCAAATGCTCCAACCGCACTTTCCCTACCCATTACAAATTATGCAATCAGACCTGCACTTTCATAATTTTGCCCCAGGTAAGGTCTTTAAGGTAGATGATATTACGATCGCAACGGCATTGATCAACCGCCACCAAAAATCAGTAGGCTACCGAGTCACTTGGCAAGAGTACAGTGTTGCTTACATTACAGATTTACCTCAAAGCTTAAGCGATACAGATAAGGAACACATTGCACAACTAACGAAAGGTGTAGATTTATTGATTGCCAATGCAACCTACACCCCCCCATCTATACGAATTCACCAGCACGCAGAAATTTACTGGAAGACATCAGTTGATTTAGCTCAACATCTCGATGCTAAATTGCTGGCTATTTCTCACCATCATCCAGATGACTGTGATGATTTTCTTGATGAGGTGCAAACTGAGGTTCAATCTGTCTTTCCCAAAGCAGTATTAGCCCGTGAGGGCTTGGTTTTAACAGTGAGCCGTCACTGTTAA
- a CDS encoding anthranilate phosphoribosyltransferase family protein: MSIVFRELLKKVGSGEHTSESLTRAEAATATRMMLLGEATPAQIGAFLIAHRIKRPTAEEIAGMLDTYHELGPKLQPISSERKAIVLGIPYDGRTRTAPISPVTALLLAVSGQPVVMHGGNRKPTKYGLPLIDIWQGLGVDWTGLSLEKTQYVFEQTGIGFIYTPLHFPLTERLWEYRDQLGKRPPFATMELIWCPYAGDAHIITGFVHPPTEGLFQTALALQGVSYFTTVKGLEGSCDLPRDRTAIIGLGGATPTEAGIAPIERLHLAARDFGFATKNVPLGSLEELIASIKGVLDGQSSELTDTALWNGGFYLWRAGICSDMQDGIAKAKKLITNGTVAEKLQELLTVTAHC, encoded by the coding sequence ATGAGTATAGTATTCAGGGAATTACTAAAAAAGGTAGGCAGTGGCGAACACACTTCTGAGAGTTTAACTCGTGCTGAAGCAGCCACAGCAACTAGGATGATGCTACTAGGAGAAGCAACTCCAGCCCAAATAGGAGCGTTCCTGATTGCTCACCGGATTAAACGTCCTACAGCAGAAGAGATAGCGGGTATGTTGGATACATACCATGAATTGGGACCAAAATTACAACCCATTAGCAGCGAACGCAAAGCGATTGTTTTGGGCATACCTTATGATGGTAGAACTCGCACTGCTCCTATTAGCCCTGTAACAGCTTTGCTGCTAGCAGTATCCGGACAGCCCGTAGTCATGCATGGCGGGAATCGCAAACCTACTAAGTATGGGTTACCGTTAATAGATATTTGGCAAGGATTGGGTGTCGATTGGACTGGGTTGTCATTAGAAAAAACCCAATACGTCTTTGAGCAAACGGGAATAGGATTTATTTATACTCCCCTGCATTTTCCCTTAACTGAACGTCTTTGGGAGTATCGCGATCAGCTGGGTAAGCGTCCGCCATTTGCAACAATGGAATTGATTTGGTGTCCTTATGCGGGGGATGCTCACATTATCACCGGATTCGTTCACCCACCTACAGAAGGTTTATTCCAAACGGCACTGGCACTACAAGGTGTCTCTTATTTTACAACAGTCAAGGGTTTGGAAGGGAGTTGTGACTTACCACGCGATCGCACAGCAATTATTGGTTTGGGAGGAGCAACACCCACCGAAGCGGGTATAGCACCCATAGAACGATTGCATCTAGCCGCTCGCGATTTTGGCTTTGCTACAAAAAATGTACCTTTAGGTTCTTTGGAAGAACTGATTGCGAGTATAAAGGGAGTCTTGGATGGACAATCTTCAGAACTTACGGACACGGCTTTATGGAACGGGGGATTTTACCTCTGGCGTGCTGGAATTTGTTCGGATATGCAAGACGGTATAGCCAAGGCCAAAAAATTAATTACGAATGGTACAGTTGCTGAAAAACTGCAAGAACTTTTAACAGTGACGGCTCACTGTTAA
- a CDS encoding LysR family transcriptional regulator, producing the protein MRLEQLQAFLAIAETGSFQAAARKCGVTQSTISRQIQALEEDVGLELFHRTSQAKLTLAGECLLPRARKICQEWQSATQEIGDLLAGKQPELCIAAIHSLCAYYLPPVLQKFCHDYPEVQLRVTSLGSDRALKVLKDGLVDLAIVMNNRFLTAGKEMVVEVLYDEPIEVLTATNHPLAQYDSIPWSELVRYPQVVFKDGYGMQRLVQDRFERLDARLQAALEVNTLDAFRGVVRQGELVALLPYSALVEARNDPTLAVRALASNTNSSASDGSSLTRQVVMVTTHDRLQIPPIKHFWQLVKENIPPQAESVLRSAS; encoded by the coding sequence ATGCGACTAGAGCAGTTGCAAGCCTTTTTGGCAATCGCAGAAACTGGCAGTTTCCAAGCAGCAGCACGAAAATGTGGTGTGACCCAATCGACAATCAGCCGTCAAATCCAGGCGCTTGAAGAAGATGTGGGATTGGAACTGTTCCACAGAACAAGTCAAGCAAAGTTGACACTCGCAGGTGAGTGCTTACTTCCCCGCGCTCGTAAAATTTGTCAGGAGTGGCAAAGTGCTACACAAGAGATAGGTGATTTGCTGGCTGGAAAACAGCCAGAACTTTGTATTGCAGCAATTCACTCCTTGTGTGCCTATTACCTACCACCAGTTTTGCAAAAATTCTGTCATGATTATCCAGAAGTGCAATTGCGGGTAACCTCGCTAGGTAGTGACCGAGCATTAAAAGTCCTGAAAGATGGATTGGTGGATTTAGCAATTGTAATGAACAATCGCTTTTTGACCGCCGGGAAAGAAATGGTGGTTGAAGTCCTTTATGATGAACCCATAGAAGTTTTAACAGCAACAAATCATCCCCTAGCACAATATGACAGCATACCCTGGTCGGAACTAGTTCGTTACCCGCAAGTCGTCTTTAAGGACGGTTATGGGATGCAACGTTTAGTACAAGATCGATTTGAGCGATTGGATGCTCGGCTACAAGCAGCTTTAGAAGTCAACACCCTCGATGCTTTTAGAGGAGTGGTGCGTCAAGGAGAACTTGTCGCTTTGCTTCCTTATTCAGCACTTGTAGAAGCTCGCAACGATCCAACTCTTGCTGTGCGGGCTCTAGCCTCTAATACCAATAGTTCTGCATCTGATGGTTCTAGTTTAACTCGCCAGGTGGTGATGGTAACAACTCACGATCGCCTGCAAATACCGCCAATCAAGCATTTTTGGCAATTAGTTAAAGAAAACATTCCGCCACAAGCAGAATCTGTCTTGCGTTCTGCTTCTTAA
- a CDS encoding HEAT repeat domain-containing protein codes for MAIVKNIHQLLLQAEEAYEAANWSLLIQSLQQLTLIENSEYPKEEKNQEYLLELALSALESGDFQQRWEIAKVFPRLGKIVLPELIAILEDEGAEEELRWYAARILGDLKSRDAIAPLMHLLKRSENEEIKEVAATALGQMGTIAIATLTEFLLQEDIGEHSRYNNSIHSEETRLLAVKALACIRHREIITPLLGVARDPQMTIRVAAIEALSSFHDPRVPPVLLNALDDIAAPVRKEAVLGLGFLRDLLSELDLVAKLQQKLYDFDLDVCCAAAIALSKIGSDTATQPLFQVLVSPHTPTRLQLEAIRALSWIGTLSGIEYLQQAFYQLEVPTVWQEIVTVLGRVSHLVLQNKATEVLLEIVQKNHPSLEISSIKSAIALSLGQLGNKQAVSTLTQMAVDRDVQVRLHAVAALKNLSPERYGEGKG; via the coding sequence ATGGCAATTGTGAAGAACATCCATCAACTCTTGTTACAAGCAGAGGAGGCGTATGAAGCAGCCAATTGGTCTTTACTAATTCAAAGTTTGCAACAGTTGACTCTGATAGAAAATTCAGAATATCCTAAAGAAGAGAAAAATCAAGAATATTTGTTGGAACTTGCACTTTCAGCCCTAGAAAGTGGGGATTTTCAGCAGCGTTGGGAAATTGCTAAAGTGTTTCCCCGCTTGGGAAAAATTGTTCTTCCCGAACTCATTGCTATTTTAGAAGATGAAGGCGCGGAGGAAGAATTGCGCTGGTATGCAGCAAGAATTTTAGGTGATTTGAAAAGCCGGGATGCGATCGCGCCTTTGATGCACTTGCTGAAAAGGAGTGAAAATGAGGAAATAAAGGAAGTCGCAGCGACAGCTCTGGGACAAATGGGTACGATTGCGATCGCTACCCTAACAGAATTTTTATTGCAAGAGGACATTGGCGAGCACAGTCGTTACAACAATTCCATTCATAGTGAAGAAACGCGTCTTTTAGCGGTGAAAGCACTTGCTTGTATTCGACACAGGGAAATTATCACACCTTTGTTAGGTGTAGCACGAGATCCACAGATGACAATACGAGTAGCAGCAATTGAAGCGCTTAGCAGCTTTCACGATCCTCGCGTCCCTCCAGTGCTTTTAAATGCTTTGGATGATATAGCCGCCCCAGTGAGAAAAGAGGCTGTGCTGGGTTTGGGTTTTCTTCGCGATTTGCTTTCAGAATTGGACTTGGTAGCTAAACTCCAACAAAAGCTTTACGATTTTGACTTAGACGTGTGTTGTGCGGCGGCGATCGCTCTTTCTAAAATAGGGAGTGACACTGCAACACAGCCCTTATTTCAGGTATTAGTCTCGCCTCATACACCAACCCGGTTGCAATTAGAAGCCATCCGAGCTTTAAGTTGGATCGGAACACTATCAGGTATAGAGTATTTGCAGCAAGCATTCTATCAGTTAGAAGTACCAACTGTGTGGCAAGAAATCGTTACTGTTTTGGGGAGAGTCAGCCATTTAGTACTTCAGAATAAAGCCACAGAAGTTTTACTAGAGATTGTTCAAAAAAACCATCCATCACTTGAAATTTCGAGTATTAAAAGTGCGATCGCCTTATCTTTAGGTCAATTAGGGAACAAGCAAGCAGTCAGCACGTTAACACAGATGGCAGTAGATCGAGACGTACAAGTAAGATTGCATGCAGTTGCTGCACTGAAAAATTTATCTCCCGAGCGTTATGGAGAAGGTAAGGGATAA